A genomic region of Helicobacter sp. 12S02232-10 contains the following coding sequences:
- a CDS encoding flagellin A yields the protein MAFQVNTNINALNAHAQAVVTQTNIKNSLEKLSSGLRINKAADDASGMIIADSLRSQASALGQAIQNTNDGMGIIQIADKAMDEQLKILDTIKVKATQAAQDGQTTESRKAIQSDIIRLIQGLDSIGNTTSYNGQALLSGQFTNKEFQVGAYSNQSIKASIGSTTSDKIGQVRIATGALITASGDVSLTFKQVDGVNDVKIEAVKISTSAGTGLGVLAEVINKNTNATGVRAQANVITTSDQAIMSGSLAGVVVNGIALGDIVGIKKNDSDGRLIAAFNAVTSETGVEAYTDIKGRLNLRSVDGRGIDLKTTAPTAGPGGTTPPAAITTVNGGQDTTTGSTNFGRLSLSRLDARDIVVLSAADSTSGGFSGIGFGSAQVAETTVNLRDVTGNFNAAVKSAAGANYNAVVASGNTSLGSGVTTLKGAMVVMDIAESAQKMLDKIRADLGSVQGQMISTVNNITITQVNVKAAESQIREVDFAQESADFNKYNILAQSGSYAMSQANAVQQNILRLLS from the coding sequence ATGGCTTTTCAAGTCAATACAAACATTAATGCATTGAATGCACACGCACAAGCTGTTGTTACACAAACAAACATCAAAAATTCTCTTGAGAAATTAAGTTCTGGTCTTCGAATCAATAAGGCTGCAGATGATGCTTCTGGTATGATTATTGCAGATAGTTTGAGATCTCAAGCAAGTGCTTTGGGTCAAGCTATCCAAAATACAAATGATGGTATGGGGATCATTCAGATTGCTGATAAAGCGATGGATGAGCAGTTAAAGATTCTTGATACAATTAAAGTGAAAGCTACTCAAGCTGCTCAAGATGGTCAGACCACTGAATCAAGAAAAGCGATTCAATCAGACATCATTCGATTAATTCAAGGGCTTGATAGTATCGGTAATACAACTTCTTACAATGGTCAAGCATTGCTTTCAGGTCAATTTACCAATAAAGAATTTCAAGTAGGGGCTTATTCAAATCAAAGTATCAAAGCTTCCATCGGCTCAACAACTTCTGATAAAATAGGACAAGTAAGGATTGCTACAGGAGCTTTGATTACAGCTTCAGGAGATGTGAGTCTTACATTTAAACAAGTTGATGGCGTTAATGATGTTAAGATTGAAGCCGTAAAAATCTCTACTTCTGCAGGTACAGGACTTGGCGTTTTGGCAGAAGTTATCAATAAAAATACCAATGCTACAGGTGTTCGAGCACAAGCTAATGTTATTACGACTTCCGATCAGGCGATTATGTCTGGTAGTCTTGCAGGCGTGGTTGTTAATGGTATTGCTTTGGGTGATATTGTTGGTATCAAGAAAAATGATAGCGATGGAAGATTGATCGCTGCATTTAATGCAGTAACTTCAGAGACAGGCGTAGAAGCTTACACAGATATTAAGGGTCGTTTAAACTTAAGAAGTGTGGATGGCAGAGGAATCGATCTTAAAACAACAGCTCCTACTGCTGGTCCTGGAGGTACCACTCCACCGGCTGCAATTACTACGGTAAATGGTGGTCAAGATACAACTACAGGTTCAACAAACTTTGGTCGATTGTCTTTGAGCCGACTTGATGCTAGGGATATTGTTGTGCTATCAGCTGCAGATTCTACAAGTGGTGGATTTTCAGGTATTGGATTTGGAAGTGCTCAGGTAGCTGAAACTACTGTTAATTTAAGAGATGTAACCGGAAATTTCAATGCGGCTGTAAAATCTGCTGCAGGTGCAAACTATAATGCGGTTGTCGCAAGCGGTAATACAAGCCTTGGTTCAGGGGTTACGACTTTAAAAGGCGCTATGGTGGTAATGGATATTGCTGAATCTGCCCAAAAAATGCTTGATAAAATTCGTGCTGACCTTGGTTCTGTTCAAGGACAAATGATCAGTACTGTCAATAACATTACAATTACTCAAGTGAATGTTAAAGCTGCTGAATCTCAAATCCGTGAAGTGGATTTTGCTCAAGAATCTGCAGACTTTAATAAATATAATATTCTTGCCCAATCAGGAAGTTATGCAATGAGTCAGGCAAATGCCGTGCAACAAAATATTTTAAGACTTTTGAGCTAA
- the hemN gene encoding oxygen-independent coproporphyrinogen III oxidase: MIDFKKFVKYSKSGPRYTSYPTAVEFNSSFDNEALKASFERNDNIDAYSKEKLPLSLYVHLPFCRSACYFCGCNVIYTSKEDKKDRYIIYLQKELEILKKCMNTNREVVQFHFGGGTPTFFDSTQLREVIRLVREAFPNFASNAEISCEIDPRHFNRDQMQVLKLGGFNRLSFGVQDFEPKVQEAVHRIQGIDFVQNSVMLAREFGINSINFDLIYGLPFQTKETFEETLKKVVSLSPDRLAVFNYAHVPWMKKTMRKIDETTLPTPDNKLAILEHTIEFLENRGYKMIGMDHFAKMTDELYLASQKGELRRNFQGYTTRGFSQTIGIGLTSIGEGKDYYTQNYKDMQSYEKAIDSGILPVERGVRLTNEDIIRKEVIMGLMNNLRLDFKSIEEKFHINFKEHFKSELEALKEYEGTDLISLTDEGIYTSPTGGMLIRNIAMVFDAYLNKIPLDKRRFSKTV; encoded by the coding sequence ATGATCGACTTTAAAAAATTTGTTAAATATTCCAAGTCCGGTCCAAGATATACAAGTTATCCTACGGCCGTAGAGTTTAATTCAAGTTTTGATAACGAAGCGCTCAAAGCTTCTTTTGAACGCAATGATAATATAGATGCCTATTCTAAAGAAAAACTTCCTCTTTCTCTTTATGTGCATTTACCATTTTGTAGGAGTGCGTGTTATTTTTGCGGGTGCAATGTAATTTATACTAGCAAAGAAGATAAGAAGGATCGTTATATTATTTATCTCCAAAAAGAGCTTGAGATTCTTAAAAAGTGTATGAATACCAATCGTGAGGTCGTTCAGTTTCATTTTGGAGGAGGAACGCCCACTTTTTTTGACAGCACTCAGCTTAGAGAAGTCATCAGACTTGTCAGAGAGGCTTTTCCTAATTTTGCTTCGAATGCTGAAATCAGTTGTGAAATTGATCCTAGGCATTTTAATCGAGATCAAATGCAAGTTCTGAAACTCGGCGGTTTTAATCGCTTGAGTTTTGGCGTTCAAGATTTTGAACCAAAAGTGCAGGAAGCAGTCCATCGCATTCAAGGGATTGATTTTGTCCAAAACTCTGTTATGCTTGCGCGTGAATTCGGGATCAATTCAATCAATTTTGATTTAATTTATGGACTTCCTTTTCAAACTAAAGAAACTTTTGAGGAAACTCTTAAAAAAGTTGTGAGTTTATCTCCGGATCGCTTAGCAGTGTTTAATTACGCTCACGTGCCGTGGATGAAAAAAACGATGCGTAAAATTGATGAGACGACGTTGCCCACTCCTGATAATAAACTTGCAATTTTAGAGCATACGATAGAATTTTTGGAAAATAGAGGGTATAAAATGATTGGTATGGATCATTTTGCCAAGATGACAGACGAGCTTTATTTGGCGAGTCAAAAAGGTGAATTACGTCGGAATTTCCAAGGCTATACTACACGTGGTTTTTCTCAGACTATAGGGATTGGGCTTACAAGCATTGGTGAGGGAAAGGATTACTACACTCAAAACTACAAAGATATGCAGAGTTATGAAAAAGCCATTGATAGCGGGATTTTGCCTGTTGAGAGAGGGGTCAGACTTACAAATGAGGATATTATCAGAAAAGAAGTCATTATGGGTTTGATGAATAATTTGCGATTGGATTTTAAAAGTATTGAAGAAAAATTTCATATCAATTTTAAAGAGCATTTTAAAAGCGAATTGGAGGCTTTAAAAGAATATGAAGGCACAGATTTAATTTCACTCACCGATGAGGGAATTTATACAAGCCCGACAGGCGGGATGTTGATTCGCAATATTGCAATGGTTTTTGATGCATATTTAAATAAAATTCCCCTAGATAAAAGAAGATTTAGCAAAACGGTGTGA
- a CDS encoding tetratricopeptide repeat protein, with translation MFDYSSAQAFYSQSRYQECVACCIQILSSNPSDFKTWKLCAFALYALGEKSKAIEYLRHSLNLCGDDLFSWISLGEMYRKVGEPEKTIQVLSALLPNENANLHFNLARAYSDLKDDSRAIKHYRIVLKINPNDAQALHNLGNHMLALKDFKSALSLFKKSFELGFEDAGINLAYVYGAIFEKKKALEIYKNLAVRHSQDAYFYFNYANTLWGTLDFEEAQKMYQKAISLLQVPIFYINYSYLLLSLGHYQEGFKYYQKRLLLPNILPLKINPNCLNRPFEGKSVLVYHEQGFGDSIMFSRFLDQLILKTKEVKIYPQKPLYELFALKWGKRVKQKSEIGVYESAFSLLSLPAILGTTEIRLEAEQVFFSKIKKIGVFFSSNQNFVYSSDKSIPPERLLKSLKGFDLYSLQPEGIDEGLCKKFGVKDLSFKIKNFKDTLNELKKLDLLVSVDSAIVHLAGTYQIPTIVLLHKKYDWRWGKLGQVWPIKSPWYNSIIGIAQEHSGDWDSVLQILERYLKDV, from the coding sequence ATGTTTGATTATTCTTCCGCACAAGCTTTTTATTCTCAAAGTCGCTATCAAGAATGTGTTGCTTGTTGCATTCAAATTTTATCTTCCAATCCCTCTGATTTTAAAACTTGGAAACTTTGTGCATTTGCTTTGTATGCTTTAGGGGAAAAATCTAAAGCAATCGAATATCTTAGACATTCATTAAATTTATGTGGAGATGATCTTTTTTCTTGGATCAGTCTTGGAGAGATGTATCGAAAAGTAGGCGAACCTGAAAAAACGATTCAAGTTTTGTCCGCATTATTACCGAATGAAAACGCAAATTTACATTTTAATCTAGCTCGTGCTTACAGTGATTTAAAAGATGATTCTAGGGCGATAAAACATTATCGCATTGTTTTAAAAATAAATCCCAATGACGCTCAAGCATTGCATAATCTAGGGAATCATATGCTTGCACTTAAAGATTTTAAAAGTGCGCTCAGTCTGTTTAAAAAAAGTTTTGAATTAGGCTTTGAAGACGCCGGTATAAATCTTGCCTATGTTTATGGAGCAATTTTTGAGAAAAAAAAGGCGTTGGAGATTTATAAAAATCTAGCAGTGAGGCATTCTCAAGACGCTTATTTTTATTTTAATTATGCGAATACTTTATGGGGGACTTTAGATTTTGAAGAGGCTCAAAAAATGTATCAAAAGGCGATATCACTTTTGCAAGTTCCTATTTTTTATATAAATTATTCGTATTTGCTACTCAGTTTGGGGCATTACCAAGAGGGGTTTAAGTATTATCAAAAACGCCTTTTGTTGCCAAATATTTTACCCCTTAAAATAAATCCTAATTGTTTGAACAGACCTTTTGAGGGTAAAAGTGTTCTTGTTTATCACGAGCAGGGTTTTGGCGATAGTATTATGTTTTCAAGATTTCTTGATCAACTCATTTTAAAAACCAAAGAAGTGAAGATTTATCCCCAAAAGCCTCTTTATGAACTTTTTGCCCTTAAGTGGGGAAAACGCGTGAAGCAGAAGTCTGAAATCGGTGTTTATGAAAGTGCTTTTTCTTTGCTTTCGCTTCCAGCTATTTTGGGTACTACTGAAATCAGATTGGAAGCAGAGCAAGTATTTTTCTCAAAAATCAAAAAGATAGGGGTATTTTTTTCTTCAAATCAAAATTTTGTTTATTCTTCTGATAAATCCATTCCTCCTGAGCGTCTTTTAAAGTCTCTTAAGGGTTTTGATCTTTATTCTTTACAACCTGAAGGTATTGATGAAGGTCTTTGTAAAAAATTTGGTGTGAAAGATTTGTCATTTAAGATTAAAAATTTTAAGGATACTTTGAATGAACTTAAAAAACTTGATTTGCTTGTAAGTGTTGATTCAGCAATCGTTCATTTGGCAGGAACATATCAGATTCCTACAATCGTGCTTTTACACAAAAAATATGATTGGAGATGGGGAAAGCTTGGGCAGGTTTGGCCGATAAAATCGCCGTGGTATAATAGCATCATAGGAATTGCTCAAGAACATTCAGGGGATTGGGATAGTGTATTACAAATTTTAGAGAGGTATTTAAAAGATGTTTGA
- the argF gene encoding ornithine carbamoyltransferase yields the protein MRHFLTLRDFNKEEILDILDLAISIKKDFLQNHSVFLMQNKILAMIFEKNSTRTRVSFEAGIYQLGGMGMFLSSKDIQLGRGEPIKDTARAIGSMVDMIMLRTYAQERLEEFAHYSPVPVINGLSDLFHPAQLLTDYLTMIECGIYVPERVYDIPHIGLPKVAYVGDGNNMANSWLMLASKIGFELRIACPKNYMPDAKILSQAFEFAKESGAHIVLTHSPQEAVVGANVVTTDTWASMGQEDEKEIRQKIFKEYCVNEVLMSLADKNAIFLHCFPAYRGQEVSESILEGKQSRVFKEAQNRLHTQKGIMVWLHKNRA from the coding sequence ATGAGACATTTTTTGACGTTGAGAGATTTCAATAAAGAAGAGATTCTTGATATTTTGGATTTGGCTATCAGCATTAAGAAAGATTTTCTTCAAAATCACTCCGTTTTTTTGATGCAGAATAAGATTTTGGCAATGATATTTGAAAAAAATTCCACGCGTACAAGAGTGAGTTTTGAAGCTGGGATTTATCAGCTTGGCGGTATGGGGATGTTTTTGTCGAGTAAAGATATTCAACTAGGCAGAGGCGAACCCATTAAGGATACTGCAAGAGCAATCGGTTCGATGGTGGATATGATAATGTTGCGTACTTATGCACAGGAGAGACTTGAAGAATTTGCACATTATTCCCCTGTTCCTGTGATTAATGGGTTGAGTGATTTGTTTCATCCTGCTCAATTACTGACTGATTATCTTACGATGATAGAATGTGGCATTTATGTCCCTGAAAGAGTTTATGATATCCCCCATATAGGGCTTCCTAAGGTTGCTTATGTTGGAGATGGAAACAATATGGCCAATTCTTGGTTGATGTTGGCTTCAAAAATTGGGTTTGAACTTCGTATCGCTTGTCCAAAGAATTATATGCCTGATGCAAAAATTTTATCTCAAGCGTTTGAATTTGCAAAGGAAAGTGGTGCTCATATTGTTTTAACCCATTCTCCGCAAGAGGCTGTTGTAGGGGCAAACGTGGTAACTACAGATACTTGGGCTTCAATGGGGCAGGAAGATGAAAAAGAGATCAGGCAAAAAATATTTAAAGAGTATTGTGTTAATGAGGTTTTGATGAGTTTGGCTGATAAAAATGCCATATTTTTACATTGTTTCCCTGCATATAGGGGTCAAGAAGTCAGTGAAAGCATTTTAGAGGGGAAACAAAGCAGGGTTTTCAAAGAAGCACAAAACAGGCTTCATACGCAAAAGGGGATTATGGTATGGCTACACAAAAACAGAGCGTAA
- a CDS encoding DUF2603 domain-containing protein: MATQKQSVKSLASLHQQEAMYRSLESGNNQVKAKKIDATKVLLELQKGEFSSQEAWFVKDENNQEYVMIPEALLKNIVQTIRKAYEDKLKVELERDIATHTPIDFEDVMAVAVKKLETFRKSDGSLPRIDTHSFVEQIKKEHPNLFFDLDDYFRKQKSFNQ, from the coding sequence ATGGCTACACAAAAACAGAGCGTAAAATCTTTGGCTTCTTTGCATCAACAAGAGGCGATGTATCGAAGTTTAGAATCAGGGAATAATCAAGTCAAGGCTAAAAAAATTGATGCCACAAAAGTTCTTCTAGAACTCCAAAAAGGAGAGTTTAGCTCTCAAGAAGCTTGGTTTGTAAAGGATGAAAATAATCAGGAATATGTAATGATCCCTGAAGCCTTACTTAAAAATATTGTCCAAACAATCAGAAAGGCTTATGAGGATAAATTGAAAGTTGAGCTTGAGAGAGACATTGCCACACATACGCCCATTGATTTTGAAGACGTGATGGCAGTTGCGGTTAAAAAGCTTGAGACTTTTCGCAAAAGTGATGGAAGTTTGCCTCGAATTGACACGCATTCTTTTGTTGAACAGATCAAAAAGGAACATCCAAATTTGTTTTTTGATCTTGACGATTATTTTCGCAAGCAAAAATCTTTTAATCAATGA
- a CDS encoding (Fe-S)-binding protein has translation MGLLDFKTISQACVKCGKCIPTCTIYQINRDESTSPRGFLDLLGAYERGDLELDKNAKNIFESCFLCTTCVQTCPNTLPVDVAIENIRIDIAKKYGIAWYKRTFFYLLKHRVLMDFVFSFVYFISPCVFQSNLAKTKNRFRFSLPKMGKRTVFPFLSKSFLQRYQGEIIPKQSVKNLTLKYNKVAIFIGCLSNYNYKGVGESLLFILDRLGVTALIPKQECCGAPAYFSGDIKSVLYLIKKNITHFEGFIDEVDAILIPEATCAAMLIEDWKHALMEDEEGESWLKRLEVLIPKMKMASLWLYAHTPLESLLTKTPFKETTITYHDPCHAKKVLGIYKEPRELLKKNYSLIEMSDSSRCCGFGGVSMQSDKYDLVLKAAIPKAQMIEQSGAKIVSAECSACRMQIDNAMDHSGVEAEFLHPLELIAKALGKI, from the coding sequence ATGGGTCTGCTTGATTTTAAAACAATCTCACAAGCTTGTGTAAAGTGTGGCAAATGCATTCCTACTTGCACTATTTATCAAATAAATCGTGATGAAAGCACTTCTCCAAGGGGTTTTTTGGATCTGCTTGGTGCTTATGAGCGGGGCGATTTGGAGTTAGATAAGAATGCTAAAAATATTTTTGAGTCTTGTTTTTTATGCACTACTTGCGTACAGACTTGCCCAAATACATTACCTGTGGATGTGGCGATTGAAAACATTCGCATAGATATTGCGAAAAAATATGGTATTGCTTGGTATAAGAGGACATTTTTTTATCTGCTCAAACACCGCGTTTTAATGGATTTTGTTTTTTCTTTTGTCTATTTTATTTCTCCTTGTGTGTTTCAATCCAATTTGGCTAAAACTAAAAATCGTTTTCGCTTTTCTTTGCCAAAAATGGGAAAAAGAACAGTATTTCCATTTTTATCTAAAAGTTTTTTGCAACGATATCAAGGAGAGATTATTCCAAAACAAAGCGTGAAAAATCTTACTCTTAAATATAATAAAGTAGCAATTTTTATTGGTTGTTTGAGTAATTACAACTACAAAGGTGTTGGAGAAAGTTTGCTTTTTATCCTCGATAGGCTTGGAGTAACGGCTTTGATTCCAAAACAAGAGTGTTGTGGCGCCCCTGCTTATTTTAGCGGGGATATTAAAAGCGTGCTTTATTTGATCAAAAAAAATATAACTCATTTTGAAGGGTTTATTGATGAGGTAGATGCTATCTTGATTCCTGAAGCAACTTGTGCAGCAATGTTGATTGAGGACTGGAAACACGCTCTTATGGAAGATGAAGAGGGTGAGAGCTGGCTAAAAAGGCTTGAAGTATTGATTCCAAAGATGAAGATGGCAAGTCTTTGGCTTTATGCACACACTCCCCTTGAATCACTTCTTACTAAGACACCTTTTAAAGAAACTACCATTACTTATCACGATCCTTGTCACGCAAAAAAGGTGTTAGGTATCTATAAAGAACCTAGAGAGCTTTTGAAAAAAAATTATTCTTTGATAGAAATGAGTGATTCAAGCAGGTGTTGTGGTTTTGGAGGTGTGAGTATGCAGAGTGATAAATATGATTTGGTTTTAAAGGCTGCAATTCCAAAAGCACAGATGATTGAGCAGAGTGGGGCTAAAATCGTAAGTGCAGAATGTAGTGCTTGCAGAATGCAGATTGATAATGCGATGGATCATAGCGGGGTAGAAGCAGAATTTTTACATCCACTTGAGCTTATTGCAAAGGCTTTGGGAAAAATTTAA